The Phormidium yuhuli AB48 DNA window GTTCTCAATCTGAAACTGGGTGGCCCGCATCTGAGTCTCATCCTGGACACTGACATTGATAAAGGTCACCGCTAACCCATAGGGGGAGGTTTGACCGCTAATTTGAGCCGCCATAGTGGTAATCGGCATAAACACCGTATCATCCAGGTTGGTGCCAAAAGTCGACCCCTTGGGTTCCATCACCCCCACCACCCGAAAGCTGGTATTGCGAATCCGTAGTATCTCGCCAATGGGATCAACATTGCCATAAAGTTGTTCCGCAATCTCCGACCCCAGGGCCACCACCTTCTGAGTCCGCCGCAAATCTAACTCATCAATAAACCGTCCCTGGGCCACAGCAAAATTGCGAACGGGCAACAACTCCGGTGTGATACCATAGATGGCCGCCGACATATTGCGGTTGCGGTAGGAAATCAGTTCACTGCCGTTGAGTTGTGGTGCAACTTGATCCACTCCGGGAACCTGTTGGGCGATCGCCTCGGCATCGGCTAAGGTCAAGGTCTGAGGGGGTCGCACGGGTCGCCGTTGGGCATCGGGACTACCGGGGACAATAAATAGTAAATTGGTTCCCAGAGACGACACCTGCTCAGAGACAAAGGTTTGCGCCCCTTCACCAATGCCAATGGTAGCAATCACCGAAGCGTTGCCGATAATAATCCCCAACATGGTCAAACTACTGCGAAGTTTATTCGCCAATAGGGTTTGACCCGCCATTTTTAACGACTCAACAAAATTCATATCTCCCCCGTCCTCCTAGTTCTTAGCTGCTGATGAAAACCAATCCCAAAGATATTTTCAGTATCGTTTTATTCGTGCTTCTGTCCCTATTTGTCGGCTATTTAAGCCTTAATTTTATCGTTGCCATTATCGATAAATGGGCTTAGTTTCAGACAGGAACCTCATCAACCGCACCATCGAGAATCGTTCCTGTCCAACAGGCTCCCGCATGGCTAGTTCCCTCTAGCTTAGCGTTTTGCAGATTGGCACAGAGGAAATTCACCCGTACCAGATTGGCTCCCTGTAGGTTCGCTCCCCCTAAATTCGCCTCCTCTAAATCGGCCTCGTAAAGATTGGCCCCCTGTAATTCCGCCTCAGAGAGATTGGCCCCCTTGAGATGACTATGGCTAAGGTTCGCCCCCCGCAAATCGGCCCCTCGTAAGTCCGCTCCCATCAGATTGGCTCCCACCAAATTCGCCCCACTCAGGACGGCCCCAGCCAAACTGGCTCCCCGAAGATTCGCCCCCATGAGGGTGGCCCCCCGTAAATTGGCTCCTCGTAAATCCGTTCCCTGTAAACTGGCCTGCATGAGATTAACCCCCACGAGATTCGCCCGCAGGTTGCTGTAATCGAAGTTCGCCCCCAAACAATTGGCCCCTTGCAGATGGGCCGCTGCTAAGTTGGCACGAACTAAATCCGCCCCCGAGAGTTTAGCACCGGCTAAGTCAATGTCATGTAAATCTAGCCCCGACAGGGTTTGGTCTTCAAGATTAGCCCCTCGGAGGTGCTTGGATTGTCCAGATTCAAGGTCGTCAAGAGCAGTCATGGTAGCTAACACCTGTGGGCGACAGGATACTTATTGTTTAGAAAGAAATAGACGGAAACCCTCCCAGACAGAGGATTTGGGGGGGAATAAAGGGCGAGAGCAGCGGCGACCATCCCTGGCGTCATCTGTCCCTGGCGTCATCTGTTTTCCCAATAACGCCTTGGCGTAGCGCCACTCATCATCGCTAACCCCGCAAATGTATTCCTTGCCACAACGTCAGCACCGATATCGCTGCATCATCGCCCCATTGGGACGTGAACCCTATCCATTCTTCACGAGTAGGTGGCTGTGGCCGTGAGGACAATCCATCGTTGTGGGGTCATTGCACTCCCAACCATTTTACCCCATCATCGCTGACCCGGGCAGTGCCCTCAACTTCAGAGTCCAGAGTGAAAAAATGTCCCCTCTGGGAAGCTGGGGATCTGGGCTAGCCCATGAAAATAATAGCCGAGTAGGTTGTATTCTAGACAACGTGGGAACTATAGAAGACATATGTTAATAACTTATTAGGATTGCTTGATTTAGGATGGAGAAGCATTCCCGAAGCCGGGAGAGGAGGTCTAGGCAGAACTGGAGGTGGTAGAGTTGGACCATGTGCGACAGAATTTGAATTTGCCTGAGTTGATGCGGGCGATATTGATGTTTTTGATGAGATGGCACAACGGTCATCCTTTGCCGCCATAACCACAGAAAGGCAGCAGATCACCCTTAAGTCTCGACCCATTGACCATAAAGTGATATTAAGCATCACGAATTTCGGCTACCACTCTAGAATAAGTCTTAAAACTTCAAAAAGTACTTAGCAAATTCCATGACCTATTCAACGAATTCTTCATTCCCACCCCCGTTTACAGTGCCCGGATATACCGTTTTAGACTCAATTTATTTAGGTCTTCGTACTGTTATCTATCGAGCCTTATGCAATAGGACTCAAGGTTCAGTTGTAATTAAACAGCTAACAGTGGAATATCCTACCTTTGGCGAGTTGGTGCAGTTTCGCAATCAGTATGCGATCGCCAAAAAACTGCCCATCTCAGGGATTGTCAAGCCCTTGAGCCTTGAATGGGTGGGGAATGGCTACGCCCTGATTATGGAAGATGGGGGGGAGTTGTCCTTAAGCCAATATCATCAGGAGCAAAGTCTCAATCTCGCTGAAGTGCTGGAGATCGCCCTAAAACTGGCTACCATCCTCCACAACTTACATCAACATCGAGTTATTCATAAAGATATTAAACCGGCTAATATCCTTATCCATCCCATATCAAAAGAAGTCAAGCTAATCGATTTCAGCATTGCCTCCCTGTTACCGAAGGAGACCCAGGAAATTCAAAATCCAAATGTTTTAGAAGGGACGCTAGCCTATCTTGCCCCAGAGCAGACTGGACGGATGAATCGGGGTATTGATTACCGAGCAGATTATTATGGCTTAGGCGTGACGTTGTATCAACTCCTGAGTGGTCAGTTGCCCTTTGAATCAGGGGATCCGATGGAACTCGTACATTGCCATATCGCTAGAGTACCTGTCCTCCTTGAGCAGCTAAATCCTTCTATCCCTTCAATGGTGGGGGCGATCGTCTCTAAGCTGATGGCAAAAAATGCCGAGGCTCGGTACCAAAGTGCCTTGGGACTCCAGCATGATTTACAGCAATGTTTAGTCCAGTGTCAAGAAACCGGTACTGTGGCTGATTTTGAATTGGGCCAGCGAGATGTGAGCGATCGCTTCCTCATCCCTGAGAAACTCTACGGCCGAGAAACAGAAGTCGCCCAGCTATTAACCGCCTTTGAGCGTGTTTCCCAAGGAACATCACAACTGATACTCGTGGCAGGATTTTCTGGGATTGGTAAAACTGCTGTCGTCAATGAAGTTCACAAACCCATTACCCAGCAAAAAGGCTACTTCATCAAAGGAAAATTCGACCAATTTAACCGCAATATTCCCCTCTTAGCTTTTGTTCAAGCCTTGCGAGATCTAGTCAATCAATTGCTCTCAGAATCTGATGCTCAATTAGCCCAATGGCAGTCTCAGATTTTAGAAGCAGTCGGTACAAATGGACAAGTTTTGATTGAGGTAATTCCAGAGCTAGAACAGGTAATTGGTCAGCAGCCCCCCGCCCCTGAACTGTCGGGCAGTGCCGTGCAGAATCGGTTTAATGTCTTGTTTCAGAAGTTCATTCAGGTTTTTACGACTGCTACCCACCCCTTAGTCATCTTCCTAGATGACTTGCAATGGGCAGACTCCGCTTCACTACAGTTGCTGAAAGTCTTGATGGAAAGCAGTGGTTATCTACTGGTGTTGGGGGCTTATCGAAATAATGAAGTCCCCCCTGCTCATCCATTGATGTTGACGATCGCAGACTTGAAAAAAAATAACTTGACGGTCAACACCCTGACCTTAGCTCCCTTAAGTCTCAAGCATACCAATCATTTAATTGCCGATACCTTACGGTGTACTCCAGAATTAGCAAACCCCTTGACAGAACTGATTGATCGCAAAACCCAGGGCAATCCATTTTTTACCACTCAGTTTCTCAAGGCACTCTATGAAGATCAATACATTACCTTTGAGAGAGATCAAGGCTATTGGCAATGTGATATGGCTCACATCAATGACCTTGCTCTCACAGATAATGTAGTAGAGTTTATGGCTTTACAATTGCAAAAGTTGCCAGAAAACACTCAGCAGATGCTGAAACTTGCCGCTTGTATCGGAAATCAGTTTAACCTGGAAACCTTAGCAATCGTTGCAGAACAATCCTTAACAGAGGCAGCAAAAGCACTGTGGACAGCTTTGCAAGAAGGATTGATTGTTCCCCTCACTCAAGTTTATAAATTTTTTCATGCAGAAGACATAAATTTAGCAGAGGTTCATCATCGTACGGCCCCTGTCTATCGCTTTCTGCATGATCGCATCCAACAAGCGGCTTATTCTCTCATTCCGGAAGATCAAAAACAATGGACTCATTATCATATTGGTCAGTTGCTCCTACAACAAACATCTCCGGCCACGAGAGACGAACAAATTTTTGAGCTGGTTAATCAACTCAACTATGGCATTTCCCTAATTCGCCAACCTTCCGAGAAAATTGAAGTGGCACAACTCAATCTCATCGCCGCTCAAAAAGCCAGATCGGCCGCGGCTTATGACGCGGCCCAAAACTATGCAGAATTAGGAGTCTCATTATTGGGAGAAAAAGCTTGGGAAGAACAGTATGACGTCACTCTTTCATTTTATGAACTGGCCGCAGAAATCGCGTTCTTGACTGGGGATTTCCCCCAAATGGAAGAATGTATTAATACTGTGATTTCTCGGGCACAAAAGTTACTAGATAAAATCAATGTTTACAAGCTTCATATTAAATCAAGAATCTCCCTGGCTAAATTCCCTGAAGCTCTCATCATTGGTCAAGACGTCCTGCAAGAATTGGGGATCACGTTTAGTCCTGCCCCTACATCTGAGGATATCCAGACAAACATACAGGAAATCACCGAATTGATTGGGGATCGAGACATCATAGATTTACTTCATCTCCCCGAGAACGTCGATAAACTGAAATTAGCCATTATCCAGATAACAACTGGAGTGGCTCCAGCGGCTTATCTTTCCGGCTCTCCCCTCTTTCCTTTACTCGTTTCTTGTGCTGTTAAGCTATCGATTGAGTCAGGTAATACAGCCGATTCTGCCTTAGCTTATTCGTTATACAGCATTGTGACTTGTAATGTTTTGCAGGATGTGGACGGGGCT harbors:
- a CDS encoding trifunctional serine/threonine-protein kinase/ATP-binding protein/sensor histidine kinase; protein product: MTYSTNSSFPPPFTVPGYTVLDSIYLGLRTVIYRALCNRTQGSVVIKQLTVEYPTFGELVQFRNQYAIAKKLPISGIVKPLSLEWVGNGYALIMEDGGELSLSQYHQEQSLNLAEVLEIALKLATILHNLHQHRVIHKDIKPANILIHPISKEVKLIDFSIASLLPKETQEIQNPNVLEGTLAYLAPEQTGRMNRGIDYRADYYGLGVTLYQLLSGQLPFESGDPMELVHCHIARVPVLLEQLNPSIPSMVGAIVSKLMAKNAEARYQSALGLQHDLQQCLVQCQETGTVADFELGQRDVSDRFLIPEKLYGRETEVAQLLTAFERVSQGTSQLILVAGFSGIGKTAVVNEVHKPITQQKGYFIKGKFDQFNRNIPLLAFVQALRDLVNQLLSESDAQLAQWQSQILEAVGTNGQVLIEVIPELEQVIGQQPPAPELSGSAVQNRFNVLFQKFIQVFTTATHPLVIFLDDLQWADSASLQLLKVLMESSGYLLVLGAYRNNEVPPAHPLMLTIADLKKNNLTVNTLTLAPLSLKHTNHLIADTLRCTPELANPLTELIDRKTQGNPFFTTQFLKALYEDQYITFERDQGYWQCDMAHINDLALTDNVVEFMALQLQKLPENTQQMLKLAACIGNQFNLETLAIVAEQSLTEAAKALWTALQEGLIVPLTQVYKFFHAEDINLAEVHHRTAPVYRFLHDRIQQAAYSLIPEDQKQWTHYHIGQLLLQQTSPATRDEQIFELVNQLNYGISLIRQPSEKIEVAQLNLIAAQKARSAAAYDAAQNYAELGVSLLGEKAWEEQYDVTLSFYELAAEIAFLTGDFPQMEECINTVISRAQKLLDKINVYKLHIKSRISLAKFPEALIIGQDVLQELGITFSPAPTSEDIQTNIQEITELIGDRDIIDLLHLPENVDKLKLAIIQITTGVAPAAYLSGSPLFPLLVSCAVKLSIESGNTADSALAYSLYSIVTCNVLQDVDGATAFSQLALELVDKLDAKAVKPEIYSAVGLYILHRKSPVIATLPLFSDGYTAALDVGNLEYLAYNANEFCTYSFFCGQPLTTLAQESQDYCQALVNFNQLAVANYCRLCWQSTLNLLGQTDDPTLLAGEAVQETELLPFMLSAHDLSGLYFFYLYKIMLCYLFREIDLANHDALEIRNYLMAGAGTLGEAVFYFYDSLIALAQLPSVTEEAASTLEQRVECNQTQLEFWAHHAPMNHQHKVDLVSAERLRVLGQSYEAGDYYDRAIAGAKENGYTPEEALANELAGQFYLDWGKQKVAAAYIQEAYYCYTRWGAKAKVDDLEQRYPQLLQPILQAANQPLTVLQTLSTISESTYSVHTYSSKSVSRSSTNQVLDFVTLLQVSQTFASTIALDELLETLAQTMLENSGADQCALILCEDDQWQVRVMANLDQVTLQSTSVDDNPSIPAKLIQYVKNTMVMVSIDDLDTDLPVIDDYLDRHHPKSVLCLPILKQGNLRAILYLENRSASGVFRGDRVVILNFLCTQAAISLENAGLYQKVSNYSHILESEVLRQTQALHQKNQELEQTLKDLQQTQAQLIQTEKMSSLGQLVAGIAHEINNPIGYIKGNITPLANYLEDLKDLLDLYQQEADPVSQSLQIKQEEIDLDFLLQDVEEILKSMTKGSDRIQKIVLSLQNFSRLNESLSKAVDLHSGLDSTLSILQHRLQRTGNFPEIKVVCNYGNLPRITCYPSQLNQVFLNILNNAIDAIRENPQCTDNPEIRIGTEALAQGQVRIAIANTDSMIPKEIQDRIFDPFFTTKPVGSGTGLGLFVSYSIIQKHRGELRVTSPSLRETEFEIILPVQ
- a CDS encoding pentapeptide repeat-containing protein; its protein translation is MTALDDLESGQSKHLRGANLEDQTLSGLDLHDIDLAGAKLSGADLVRANLAAAHLQGANCLGANFDYSNLRANLVGVNLMQASLQGTDLRGANLRGATLMGANLRGASLAGAVLSGANLVGANLMGADLRGADLRGANLSHSHLKGANLSEAELQGANLYEADLEEANLGGANLQGANLVRVNFLCANLQNAKLEGTSHAGACWTGTILDGAVDEVPV
- a CDS encoding ABC transporter permease codes for the protein MNFVESLKMAGQTLLANKLRSSLTMLGIIIGNASVIATIGIGEGAQTFVSEQVSSLGTNLLFIVPGSPDAQRRPVRPPQTLTLADAEAIAQQVPGVDQVAPQLNGSELISYRNRNMSAAIYGITPELLPVRNFAVAQGRFIDELDLRRTQKVVALGSEIAEQLYGNVDPIGEILRIRNTSFRVVGVMEPKGSTFGTNLDDTVFMPITTMAAQISGQTSPYGLAVTFINVSVQDETQMRATQFQIENLLRLRHRITNEDDFTVRSQKDLQETTGAITGALTILLATVASISLIVGGIGIMNIMLVSVTERTQEIGLRKAIGASPSDILMQFTIEAVLLSVMGGMVGTGIGMAGVAAVGVFTDFEAGLSPTAIVLATGVSGGIGLIFGVLPARRAAQLDPIVALRTA